The genomic region GTTAAAAGCTGTTATTGATAAACCATTAAGTGAAACGAGTCAAAAAGTACAAAACGAAAAAAGCAAATTAGAAAAATTGGCAAATGCTACTGTTGATTACAAAGTGGAAAACCAAATATATCAATTGAAAGCATCAGATATGATTAATTCTGCAAAATATAAAAATGGAAAATATGAAATTGATTCGCAAAACTTAAAAAATAAAATTGATCAGATAAATAATGAAAAGGCCACTTTAAATAAAAAATTTAAATTCAAAACCACTTCAGGAAAAGAAATTGAAGTTCAAGGTAAAACATATGGATGGGCTTTATCAACTAATTTAGCTGAAAAAAGCATTATTAATGCATTTAAAAACGGAACAAAAGAATTGAATGCAGAAAATGATATTTATGGTGTTGGTTATAACGAAAATGGGACAGGATATGGTGTAACTTCAAATGACGGAATTGGAGATACATATGCTGAACTTTCTCTTTCAGATCAACATGCATGGTTTTATAAAGATGGTAAGTTAGTTGCTGATGTAGATGTTGTTACTGGAGATGTAAAAACAAAAGCAGAGACACCAAAGGGCGTATATTATATTATGTATAAAGAATCACCATCAACATTGAAGGGAACACATCCTGATGGATCAAAATATGAATGTAAAGTAACTTATTGGGCACAATTTACAAATGATGGATGTGGTTTCCACGATGCAAGTTGGCGAACAAACTGGGCTAAAGATGCCTATTTAACTGAAGGTTCTAACGGATGTGCTAATATTAAACCTGCAGAAATGAAAAAGGTTTATGATGCACTATCTGTAAATGAACCAGTTATTGTGTATTAATTATTTAAATAAGCAGTTGATTTTGAATTTCAAATTTGTTGTGTTAAGATATTAATGTAACGAATTTGGGGATGTTTAGGATTCGACAGGTATAGGTTGAGCCTAAACTGCGTTTAGTAGGTTGCGTCTACTTTAAAACGCTCAGTTAAATATAACTGCAAAAAATAACAATAACTCATACGCTTTAGCTGCCTAAACGCAGTGAGCGTATAATCTTGATTAATATCGTCCATGTATTAGTTAAGGTTTTATATGTAGTGGACTACGTTGCTAATTGCAACCTGAGATTAGCAAAAGAGACTTTCGGGTTAGCTAATAACAACTGCCATGTTGCACGGCGAGGTTATTAGTGAATTTTAAATAGTGCAACTATGAACGTAGATGTTTAGGTGGCAATATGCTTGGACGCGGGTTCAATTCCCGCCATCTCCATATAGGGCTGAAGGTATGAGAATAGTGATTACTATTTTCCTTCAGCTTTTTTTATTAGATTGTAGGTGAATATATTGAAAATATTAATGGTAGAAGATAACAAATCTGTTTGTGAAATGATGTCAATGTTCTTTGAAAAAGAAGGTTGGGACGCTATATATGCATATGATGGAAAAGATGCATTAGTTAAATTTAATGAAGATCCTAAAAGTTGGGATATGATTACGTTGGATTTAAATTTACCCGAAATGGATGGAATGCAGGTAAATGCTGAAATTAGAAAAGTATCAAAAACAGTTCCAATTATCATTTTAACAGCAAGAGATTCAGAAAGTGATCAAGTTTTAGGTTTGGAAATGGGAGCAGATGATTATGTAGTAAAACCATTTTCACCAATTACATTGATTGCAAGAATGAAGGCTTTATATAGAAGAGCTAATTTAGTTAATAATGAAGAAAACGAAGAAGAAAAAAATGAAAAATATGATATTGTAACTGATCATTTGAAACTAAGTACAAAAACGCGTGAAGTTTATTTGGATGATAAACCATTAAATAATTTAACACCAAAGGAATTTGATTTACTTAAAACTTTAGCTCAAAAACCTCGACAAGTTTTTTCTCGTGAACAGCTATTGCAATTAGTTTGGGATTATGAATATTATGGCGATGAAAGAACCGTTGATGCTCATATTAAAAAAATTAGACAAAAAATTGAAAAGGTCGGACCTCAAGTTATTCAAACAGTTTGGGGCGTCGGTTATAAATTTGATGATTCAGAGGTAGATTAATGAAGTTCAAATTTAAGCTTTTGTATCAACAAATGCTCATGTTTTTTGTTATGATTCTATGTTTTTTGACAATTGTAGGGGTTTCATTATTTCATTTAACCAAGGAAAGTGTATATCAAGATTCATGGAATCGAATGGAAGGATATGCTCAGAGTATTCGAAAAAATGCTTTAAAATTAACTACAAATGAAAATGGGCAAACAGAAATTACTTTAGATGCGCAGGAGCTTCAAAATAGCGAATTAGTGTTAGAAAATAGTGATGTCCATTTTACTATTTATACTTCAAGAAATCAGATTTTGTATCCTCAATATGGATTCAAATCTAAAATTTCTAAAAGTGATTGGGAGAAATTAGAAAATGGTGAAATTTTAAAGCGACGTGATGATTTAGGTGGAATGGGGCATGTTGGGAAAAAATCTCCACATCTCGATCCCGACCATATGCTTACAAAGCATCGAATGACAGATATATTTATGCCATGTTTTGATGTCAATGGACAATTAGTAGCCGTTATTTCAGTTGCTTCTGCTGTTTCTAATGTACATAATGATTTTGAAAAAATGAAACAGAATTTATTAGTTGCATTATTAATTTGTGCAATTATTGGGGCATTTATCAGTTATATTATTGCTCATTACATTACAAAGAGAATTAAAAAAATGCAACTTGCTACAAGACAAGTTGCAGATGGTAATTTCAATGTACAAATAGAACATGGTGATCATGATGAATTAGATGAACTTGCGAAAGATTTTAATCAAATGGCAAAATCTTTAAAGTCATCTAATGAAGAGATTAAAAGACAAGAGCAACGGCGGAAGGAATTTTTTGCAAATGCAGCTCATGAGATGAGGACTCCATTAACTACAATAAATGGAATATTGGAAGGATTAAAGTATGATGCTATTCCTGAAAGTAAGAAAAAAGAAAGTATTGATTTAATGCATAATGAAACTAAGCGATTGATTCGTTTAGTAAATGAAAATTTAGACTATGAACGAATTCGTTCGGGACAATTGAAGTTAAATCGGACATCATTTAATGCTGTGGAATCAATACAGAAAATTGTAAAACAGTTAACGCCTAAAGCTAAAAATGAAAATGATAAATTTGTTATTAATGCAGAACCAAGAGTCATGGTTTATGCTGATTATGATCGATTTGTACAAATTTTTTATAATATTATTCAAAATGCAATTCAATTTACAAATGATGGTAAGATTACGATAGACATAAAGAATTGTAAAAATGAAAAGGGAACTTTAATTTCTGTATCAGATACAGGGATTGGAATGAGTCAAGATCAGTTAGATAATATTTGGGAAAGATATTATAAAGCAGATCAGTCGAGAGTGCAAACTAAGGGTGAGTCTGGATTAGGACTTGCAATAGTTCACCAATTAATTCAACAACATCATGGGAAAATTGAAGTAACAAGTAAAGAAGGAAAAGGAACAACGTTTAAGTTATTTTTCCCTTCGTAAAATAAAAATGCGATTGCTTAGTAGCAATCGCATTTTTTTAATTTGAAGAACTTGAGGAACTTAAAGAACTTTCGCTCTCTTGTTCAGAATCTAATTTAGACATTATACTTTCTTGATTCAATTGTTTTAAATACTTCTTTGCTGACGAATTTGCACTTGATACATTACTTTCATTTTTATCTGTAGTTTGTAATTCAGGTGCATCGCTATTATATTTATCAATTGTTGTCTTATCATGATTTAATGACCAAAGACTATCAGAATGTGTACCTAATTTATTTTCTTGTTCAAGTAATTTAGCATAACCATTATGATAATCATAGTTTGATGGATCTACAGGTTTAAAACCTTCTGGAACATAGTAACGAAGTAAATTTTTATTATTCAATGAATCTGACAATGAAAGTTGTTCTGTAACATGTTTTCGAGCCTTATTAATTTCTTCTTTAACAGTTTTTGAAGGATGTGTAATAATCTTTCCAGTACTGTTTTCATATATAGTATTTCCAATTACTGTATATTTAGGTGTTACAAAATTATCATTGCGGAATGCAACAACTTGATTATGTTCTGGAGAGAATAAATCCGTACCAAATTGAATATATTTTTCCGAGTTAATTCCTAGTAAATGTAATAGTGTTGGTAGGAAATCAATTTCTCCACCATATTGATGTTGAACACCACCATTGTTATCACCAGGAATATGAATCATTAATGGGACACGTTGCATTTGTGCATCATCAAAACTATCCCAGGTTGATGCAGACTTACCTAACAATGGAGCTAATTTTAGATTACGAGTATCTGAAATGCCATAGTGATCACCATATAAAATAATCAAGGAATTATCATACAAACCACTTTTTTTCAAATAATCAAAGAATTCTTGGAGCGCTTGATCCAAATAATGAGCAGTAACAAAATAATTGTTTACGGAACTATCATCTGTATTGGCAGCATCAAATGATTTATTTTTTTGATCAATTACAAATGGAAAATGGTTAGATAAAGTAATATATTTTACATAAAATGGTTGTTGCATATGTTCAAGATATTTAATTGAATCGTGGAACATTAATTTATCTTTCATTCCATATTCAGTTAAGTTATTCGAGTTTGTGTTGAAATAACTTGAATCAAAGAAATATTGGTATCCTAAATTCTTATATACATTATCTCGATTCCAAAATGAACCATTATTTCCATGAAATACGCCAGTAGTATAGCCTTCAGTTTGGTTTAAAATGGCAGGCGCACCTTCAAATGTATTATCTGATCCTAATGCAGAAAATAATGAACCTTGTGGTAAACCGAATGTTCCAGTTTCTAGCATATTTTCAGCATCAGAAGTTTTACCTTGTCCAACTTGATTAAAGAAGTTATCAAAACTATAAAACTCTTTTCCATTATATAAACTATTTAGAAAAGGAGTAACTTCTTTATCGTTTAATTTGAAATTAATCAAAAACTGTTCAAAACTTTCTAAATGAATAATAATGACGTTTTTATTTTTTGCTACCCCAAACATTTTTGAATTAGGCTGAGCATAATTCTCTTGATTAAATTTAAGAATTTTATTCAAGTCTGAACTTTCTGCACTATTACGAGCATGATTATTTTTTGCAGTTTTAATTGCATCATACACTGTAAAGGTATCTAGTCCTAAATATTTAACTAAATATTCTCTATCAAAAGTTCTAGTTAATAATTGAGGACGATCAATTTCACCTAAAACAATATTAAAAAGCAACATGAATAATGAAAAAGAAGTCATTGCAACAGCTTGTTTTTTAGGAATTGGATTTGGATCAACTTTCAGAAATTTAGTTATAAAACCAATAGCAATTAAAATTAAGTCACTAACTATAATTAAATCTTGAGGTTTAAGTAAAGCAAATGAGCTTGTGCTTAATCCTTCTGAAACAGTTGAATATCCAAGTATTACGTTCATTGTCATAAAATCAGTGAATTCACGATAATAAATTACATTGAACATTAATAAAGCAGTGTTAGCAATATAAATTAATGTCATAAAAATATATGCAGGGACACCACGTTTTATATATAACGCTATTCCTAATAGTAAAAGCGTAGTTGCGATTGGGTTAATTAAAAGAACAAAATATTGATACAGTCCTTTAACACCCAGATGAAAATCGATGAAGTAAACTAAAATAGTTTTTAACCAGAAAAGAAAGGTTAAAAGTGTGAAATAACCCCACCGAGTGTTTAAAAACTGATGTATTTTTTTGAAATGCACGGCTTATAACCGTCCTTTCTTTTAAAAATTAAACCAAACATACAAAGTATATAATAAACTAGAAGTGCTTGTTAAGTTAAGTGTTTTTTATATTTATTAATAATTAATTTGAGTTTTTATGAAAGCCCTTGCAAAAAATAAAGAAATCGTTTACAATACATAATTGTTATGAATAAAGAGAAGAAAGAGGTATGAATATGTTTATTGCACTTATTCCTGCATTAGCATGGGGAAGTATTGGATTAATTAGTGGAAAATTAGGTGGAACAGCAAATCAACAAACTTTAGGAATGACGTGGGGAGCATTGCTTTTCGCGATTGTAATGACTTTATCAAATTGGAATCATTTTATTTCTATTAGTTCCTGGAAGTTATGGTTAGTTGGATTAATTTCAGGATTATTTTGGAGTTTAGGGCAAAATCAACAATTTCATGCGATGAAATCAGTAGGAATTTCTAAAACCGTTCCAATTTCTACTGGAGCACAGTTAGTTACAAATGCTTTAGCAGGTGTAATATTGTTTCATGAGTGGAAAACAACAAGACAGTTATCAATTGGATCAGTAGCAATTATTATATTAGTAATTGGTGCAACGTTAACAGCGTTGAGAGATAAAAAGAATAAAGAAGTAAACAGTGAACGTATTCACGAAGATTGGCGAGCAGGCTCAAGAGCTTTAATTTTATCTACATTAGGATATTTAGGATATACAGTAGTTGTTACAGCAACTGGAGTAGATACGAAAGCAATGGTTCTGCCACAAGCTTTAGGAATGGTAATTGGTGCTTCAATGTTTGCTTTAGGTAAAAAAGCATTTGAAAAAGAAACTTATAAAAATATAATCACTGGGTTAGTATGGGGAACCGGTAATTTCTTTATGTTCGAAGCAACTACGTTAGTAGGATTAGCAGTTAGTTTTTCATTTTCACAAATGGGAATAGTTATTTCAACTTTTGGTTCAATTCTATTTTTAGGTGAAAAGAAAACTAAAAAAGAATGGGTATATGTAATTTTAGGTTCTTTAATGGTTATTGTTGGTGGATTTTTACTTGGATTATTAAAATAAAAATATTAATTTACTTAACTATGACGACTGTCATAGTTATTTTTATTGTGATTAAAAGATATATTATTATTGTTTAAGGGTTTATAAGTAAAAATAATAATTTATCTTGTTTTTTATGTGCCATTTAAGCAAATTTATTGTATAATGATAGCGTACAAAATATTGATAGCAAAAGGAGATATTACGATGGCTCATATTAAATTTGATAGCTCAAACTTAGGCAAGTTTGTTAATGATTACGAACTTGGTCAAATGCAAGCAATGGTTAATGCTG from Ligilactobacillus cholophilus harbors:
- a CDS encoding L,D-transpeptidase; protein product: MKKKYIFITVISVILIVLIGGTITYQAKHFNKGISIDGVDVGGLTAEQAAKKLQQAKFTNNVYLDGKLFVQGKASSSNYNKSDNEKIKQALKDQFTVFPMHKDKNFSILKQNNQYRTSELKNAVEQKLNNENQSRKPSQDAYAELSDGQVKVINAQQGDRYNVKQMMKQYNKQLNNDSIKLKAVIDKPLSETSQKVQNEKSKLEKLANATVDYKVENQIYQLKASDMINSAKYKNGKYEIDSQNLKNKIDQINNEKATLNKKFKFKTTSGKEIEVQGKTYGWALSTNLAEKSIINAFKNGTKELNAENDIYGVGYNENGTGYGVTSNDGIGDTYAELSLSDQHAWFYKDGKLVADVDVVTGDVKTKAETPKGVYYIMYKESPSTLKGTHPDGSKYECKVTYWAQFTNDGCGFHDASWRTNWAKDAYLTEGSNGCANIKPAEMKKVYDALSVNEPVIVY
- a CDS encoding response regulator transcription factor, with product MKILMVEDNKSVCEMMSMFFEKEGWDAIYAYDGKDALVKFNEDPKSWDMITLDLNLPEMDGMQVNAEIRKVSKTVPIIILTARDSESDQVLGLEMGADDYVVKPFSPITLIARMKALYRRANLVNNEENEEEKNEKYDIVTDHLKLSTKTREVYLDDKPLNNLTPKEFDLLKTLAQKPRQVFSREQLLQLVWDYEYYGDERTVDAHIKKIRQKIEKVGPQVIQTVWGVGYKFDDSEVD
- a CDS encoding sensor histidine kinase encodes the protein MKFKFKLLYQQMLMFFVMILCFLTIVGVSLFHLTKESVYQDSWNRMEGYAQSIRKNALKLTTNENGQTEITLDAQELQNSELVLENSDVHFTIYTSRNQILYPQYGFKSKISKSDWEKLENGEILKRRDDLGGMGHVGKKSPHLDPDHMLTKHRMTDIFMPCFDVNGQLVAVISVASAVSNVHNDFEKMKQNLLVALLICAIIGAFISYIIAHYITKRIKKMQLATRQVADGNFNVQIEHGDHDELDELAKDFNQMAKSLKSSNEEIKRQEQRRKEFFANAAHEMRTPLTTINGILEGLKYDAIPESKKKESIDLMHNETKRLIRLVNENLDYERIRSGQLKLNRTSFNAVESIQKIVKQLTPKAKNENDKFVINAEPRVMVYADYDRFVQIFYNIIQNAIQFTNDGKITIDIKNCKNEKGTLISVSDTGIGMSQDQLDNIWERYYKADQSRVQTKGESGLGLAIVHQLIQQHHGKIEVTSKEGKGTTFKLFFPS
- a CDS encoding LTA synthase family protein, whose translation is MHFKKIHQFLNTRWGYFTLLTFLFWLKTILVYFIDFHLGVKGLYQYFVLLINPIATTLLLLGIALYIKRGVPAYIFMTLIYIANTALLMFNVIYYREFTDFMTMNVILGYSTVSEGLSTSSFALLKPQDLIIVSDLILIAIGFITKFLKVDPNPIPKKQAVAMTSFSLFMLLFNIVLGEIDRPQLLTRTFDREYLVKYLGLDTFTVYDAIKTAKNNHARNSAESSDLNKILKFNQENYAQPNSKMFGVAKNKNVIIIHLESFEQFLINFKLNDKEVTPFLNSLYNGKEFYSFDNFFNQVGQGKTSDAENMLETGTFGLPQGSLFSALGSDNTFEGAPAILNQTEGYTTGVFHGNNGSFWNRDNVYKNLGYQYFFDSSYFNTNSNNLTEYGMKDKLMFHDSIKYLEHMQQPFYVKYITLSNHFPFVIDQKNKSFDAANTDDSSVNNYFVTAHYLDQALQEFFDYLKKSGLYDNSLIILYGDHYGISDTRNLKLAPLLGKSASTWDSFDDAQMQRVPLMIHIPGDNNGGVQHQYGGEIDFLPTLLHLLGINSEKYIQFGTDLFSPEHNQVVAFRNDNFVTPKYTVIGNTIYENSTGKIITHPSKTVKEEINKARKHVTEQLSLSDSLNNKNLLRYYVPEGFKPVDPSNYDYHNGYAKLLEQENKLGTHSDSLWSLNHDKTTIDKYNSDAPELQTTDKNESNVSSANSSAKKYLKQLNQESIMSKLDSEQESESSLSSSSSSN
- a CDS encoding GRP family sugar transporter, with the translated sequence MNMFIALIPALAWGSIGLISGKLGGTANQQTLGMTWGALLFAIVMTLSNWNHFISISSWKLWLVGLISGLFWSLGQNQQFHAMKSVGISKTVPISTGAQLVTNALAGVILFHEWKTTRQLSIGSVAIIILVIGATLTALRDKKNKEVNSERIHEDWRAGSRALILSTLGYLGYTVVVTATGVDTKAMVLPQALGMVIGASMFALGKKAFEKETYKNIITGLVWGTGNFFMFEATTLVGLAVSFSFSQMGIVISTFGSILFLGEKKTKKEWVYVILGSLMVIVGGFLLGLLK